The following proteins are co-located in the Mesorhizobium sp. M1E.F.Ca.ET.045.02.1.1 genome:
- a CDS encoding glycosyltransferase family 25 protein — MFKDQVFIRICHVKTGYEDRERHIVAEFGSRGVPVNWYLDHDIADLLDEEQRSGRAAEVSLSRKHIGIWHDFLKTDLPYCLVFEDDVFLARNFVTRLADCLKEIGTDRKAVVYLGNGGNYYTPRSTLRKGQFLYPGKHSRCTDSYILTRSAAEARCQWFSASKLVRPIDWEVNDSDRETGTEILWFERPIVEQGTHNGRFATSISPKRQRPLWYKRSEWAFKKYRRKVFGHTAG, encoded by the coding sequence ATGTTCAAAGACCAAGTCTTTATTCGTATATGCCATGTGAAAACCGGCTATGAAGACCGGGAGCGGCACATTGTTGCGGAATTTGGCAGTCGCGGCGTACCGGTAAACTGGTATCTGGATCATGACATTGCCGACCTTCTCGATGAGGAGCAGCGTTCAGGGAGGGCCGCGGAGGTGTCGCTGTCGCGTAAGCATATCGGGATATGGCATGACTTCCTGAAAACCGATCTGCCGTATTGCCTGGTCTTCGAAGATGATGTGTTTCTTGCTCGCAACTTCGTCACACGCTTGGCCGACTGCCTCAAGGAAATCGGAACGGACCGGAAGGCAGTCGTATACCTTGGAAATGGCGGAAATTACTACACGCCGCGATCCACGCTGAGGAAGGGGCAGTTCCTGTATCCCGGGAAGCACTCCAGATGCACGGATTCCTATATCCTCACGCGGTCGGCCGCCGAGGCTCGATGCCAGTGGTTCAGCGCCAGCAAACTGGTCCGGCCGATCGACTGGGAAGTCAATGATAGCGACCGAGAGACCGGGACAGAAATTCTGTGGTTCGAAAGGCCGATCGTCGAACAAGGCACCCACAACGGCCGCTTTGCTACATCGATCTCACCGAAGCGGCAAAGGCCACTCTGGTACAAGCGCTCAGAGTGGGCCTTTAAGAAGTACCGCCGAAAGGTATTTGGTCACACCGCTGGCTAG
- the cobS gene encoding adenosylcobinamide-GDP ribazoletransferase, giving the protein MSPSAPRQLLDDIGLSLVFFTRLRLPSSDFGGRSLADAIWAAPFAGLAVAIIGALVYAVASGLGVATGPAAALALAATMLATGCLHEDGLSDIADGFGGGKTREKKLEIMRDSRIGAYGAATLGISLLIRWSALSALAGPSHVFLALLAAHAASRGLFGAFMHLLPPARSDGLSATAGTVSAETAIIGAALGAVSLLALGLGGAIAALVLLSLSFTAFRALCHRQIGGQTGDTIGALQQLGEIAVLLVASVSLSL; this is encoded by the coding sequence ATGAGCCCTTCCGCACCTCGGCAATTGCTTGACGATATCGGCCTCAGCCTCGTCTTCTTCACCAGGTTGAGGCTGCCGTCTAGCGATTTCGGCGGTCGCAGCCTTGCCGACGCGATCTGGGCGGCACCCTTTGCCGGTCTCGCCGTCGCCATCATCGGCGCGCTCGTCTACGCTGTCGCTTCCGGGCTGGGTGTAGCCACCGGTCCGGCCGCAGCGCTCGCCCTTGCCGCGACGATGCTCGCCACCGGCTGCCTGCACGAGGACGGACTTTCCGACATCGCCGACGGCTTCGGCGGCGGCAAGACGCGCGAGAAGAAGCTGGAGATCATGCGCGACAGCCGCATCGGCGCCTATGGCGCCGCTACCCTCGGCATCTCGCTGCTCATCCGCTGGAGCGCGCTGTCCGCACTGGCCGGCCCCAGCCATGTGTTCCTGGCCCTCCTTGCTGCTCACGCCGCCTCGCGCGGGCTGTTCGGCGCCTTCATGCATCTTCTGCCGCCCGCCCGCTCCGACGGTCTTTCCGCCACTGCCGGCACTGTCAGCGCCGAGACCGCTATCATCGGCGCGGCACTTGGCGCCGTGTCGCTATTGGCGCTCGGCCTTGGCGGCGCGATTGCCGCACTCGTCTTGCTCAGCCTCTCGTTTACCGCCTTCCGCGCGCTTTGCCACCGTCAGATCGGCGGCCAGACCGGCGACACGATCGGTGCGCTGCAGCAGCTCGGCGAGATCGCGGTCCTGCTCGTTGCCTCAGTTTCCCTATCCCTCTGA
- a CDS encoding cobyrinate a,c-diamide synthase — protein sequence MTARAIIIGAPRSGSGKTSVTIGLLRALARRGLKVRGAKSGPDYIDPGFHAAATGLSGVNLDGWAMSPSLLNALAAQAAEDAEYVILESAMGLFDGIPAPQGRSGSAADLARLYGLPVLLVLDVSGQSTTAAAVAKGFATYDPDVRMAGVVLNRLGSERHRRLSGDAIEAIGLPVVGAIMRDPTLNLPERHLGLVQAGEYENLMAHLDRLADMVEKSLDIDAILALATPLEPAAGDFGDALQAPGQRIALAEDSAFTFLYPHVAAHWRMAGAEIVPFSPLADEAPAEDCDVCWLPGGYPELHAGKLAAATNFRAGMVRFAQTKPVHGECGGFMVLGEVLEDADGQSHNMLGLLGHSTSFAKRKMNLGYREARLRAACPLGPEGTLIRGHEFHYAQMTATGNDEPLADLADGQGNPLGASGYRRGHVSGTFFHAIARGA from the coding sequence GTGACCGCCCGCGCGATCATCATCGGCGCGCCGCGCTCCGGTTCGGGCAAGACCAGCGTCACCATCGGCCTGCTGCGCGCGCTCGCCCGGCGCGGACTGAAGGTGCGCGGCGCGAAGTCCGGGCCGGACTATATCGACCCCGGCTTCCACGCCGCCGCCACGGGCCTGTCAGGCGTCAATCTCGACGGTTGGGCGATGTCCCCTTCCCTGCTCAACGCTCTGGCCGCACAGGCAGCGGAGGATGCCGAATACGTCATCCTCGAAAGCGCGATGGGTCTGTTCGACGGCATCCCCGCTCCGCAAGGCCGATCGGGCTCGGCTGCCGATCTCGCCAGGCTCTATGGCTTGCCGGTGCTTCTGGTGCTCGACGTTTCTGGACAGTCGACCACGGCGGCTGCCGTAGCCAAGGGTTTTGCCACCTACGATCCGGATGTGCGCATGGCCGGCGTCGTGCTCAATCGCTTGGGCAGCGAACGCCACCGGCGATTGTCGGGCGACGCGATCGAGGCGATCGGCTTGCCGGTGGTCGGCGCCATCATGCGCGACCCCACCCTTAACCTGCCGGAACGGCATCTCGGTCTTGTGCAAGCCGGCGAATACGAAAACCTGATGGCGCATCTCGACCGGCTGGCCGATATGGTCGAGAAGTCGCTCGATATCGACGCCATCCTGGCGTTGGCGACACCGCTGGAACCGGCGGCTGGCGACTTCGGCGATGCATTGCAGGCGCCGGGACAGCGCATCGCGCTGGCCGAGGACTCTGCCTTCACCTTCCTCTACCCGCATGTCGCCGCGCATTGGCGCATGGCCGGCGCCGAGATCGTGCCCTTCTCCCCTCTCGCCGACGAGGCGCCGGCCGAAGACTGCGATGTCTGCTGGCTGCCCGGTGGCTATCCCGAATTGCATGCCGGCAAGCTTGCGGCCGCGACGAACTTCCGCGCGGGAATGGTGCGCTTCGCACAGACAAAGCCCGTGCACGGTGAGTGCGGCGGCTTCATGGTGCTGGGCGAGGTGCTGGAGGACGCGGACGGCCAAAGCCACAACATGCTCGGCCTGCTCGGCCACTCGACCAGCTTCGCCAAGCGGAAGATGAATCTCGGTTACCGTGAGGCGCGCCTACGCGCCGCCTGCCCGTTGGGGCCCGAAGGCACGCTGATCCGCGGTCATGAGTTCCACTATGCGCAGATGACGGCCACCGGCAATGACGAGCCGCTGGCCGACCTCGCCGACGGCCAGGGCAACCCGCTTGGAGCCTCCGGCTATCGACGCGGCCATGTCAGCGGCACCTTCTTCCACGCCATTGCGAGGGGCGCATGA
- the cobT gene encoding nicotinate-nucleotide--dimethylbenzimidazole phosphoribosyltransferase, which yields MSFKSLEDLRAACLDLPAGSDAAAGAVARRQDTLTKPQGSLGRLESIAAWLARWQGREMPKLDAVKVFVFAGNHGVTAQGVSAYPSEVTVQMVANFAGGGAAINQLARVAGAKLDVIPLDLDHPTGDFTQVPAMDEQAFLAAVSVGYDAVTKDLDLVCFGEMGIGNTTPAAAISAALFGGGAEKWTGRGTGVDDAGLIRKITAIEAGLKRHADSLSDPLKIAAALGGRELAAIFGATLAARRNNIPVLLDGFVCTAAVAPLARLHPTGLAHTIAAHVSAESGHRRLLEALGLPPLLDLGMRLGEGSGACLAVNIVRSALECHARMASFAEAGVSEN from the coding sequence ATGTCGTTCAAATCGCTCGAAGACCTTCGCGCCGCCTGCCTCGATCTGCCCGCCGGCAGCGACGCCGCCGCTGGTGCCGTCGCCCGACGGCAGGACACTCTGACCAAGCCGCAAGGCAGCCTCGGCCGGCTGGAATCGATCGCCGCCTGGCTGGCCCGCTGGCAAGGCCGCGAAATGCCGAAGCTCGACGCAGTGAAGGTCTTCGTCTTTGCCGGCAACCACGGCGTCACCGCGCAGGGCGTGTCGGCCTATCCGTCGGAAGTCACGGTACAGATGGTGGCGAACTTCGCCGGCGGGGGTGCTGCCATCAACCAGCTCGCCCGTGTTGCCGGCGCCAAGCTCGATGTCATCCCGCTCGATCTCGACCATCCGACCGGCGATTTCACGCAGGTGCCGGCCATGGACGAGCAGGCCTTCCTCGCCGCCGTCTCGGTCGGCTATGACGCCGTGACCAAGGACCTCGATCTCGTCTGCTTCGGCGAGATGGGCATCGGCAACACCACGCCGGCCGCCGCGATCTCGGCCGCCCTCTTCGGCGGCGGCGCGGAAAAATGGACCGGCCGCGGTACCGGCGTCGACGACGCAGGCCTGATCCGCAAGATCACCGCGATCGAGGCCGGCCTCAAGCGCCATGCCGATTCGCTCTCCGATCCATTGAAGATTGCCGCGGCACTCGGCGGACGCGAGCTTGCAGCGATTTTCGGCGCAACGCTCGCCGCCCGCCGCAACAATATCCCGGTGCTGCTCGACGGCTTCGTCTGCACCGCCGCCGTTGCACCGTTGGCAAGGCTGCATCCGACCGGGCTTGCCCACACCATCGCCGCTCATGTCTCGGCCGAATCGGGCCACCGCCGCCTGCTCGAAGCGCTCGGCCTGCCGCCGCTGCTCGACCTCGGCATGCGGCTCGGCGAAGGCTCCGGCGCCTGCCTTGCGGTCAACATCGTCCGCTCGGCGCTGGAATGCCATGCCAGGATGGCGAGCTTCGCCGAGGCGGGTGTATCGGAGAACTGA